From Asterias rubens chromosome 20, eAstRub1.3, whole genome shotgun sequence, one genomic window encodes:
- the LOC117304091 gene encoding ufm1-specific protease 1-like → MAKLINIHTGLPLPEDGEGQVAMVTGEYQYYHYGCDGVDDRGWGCGYRTLQTLSSWVRSQKSSHGQATRETDPTLKEIQEALVAMGDKAPSLIGSKEWIGSFEVCICLDHFYNVQCKILHVNSGTALLQKIPELLQHFQAFGSPIMMGGDSDASSKGIVGVYVGKKNSYLLVLDPHFYGIPTFEILQSSSYLLWKPLDSFLENSFYNMCLPIFRKTR, encoded by the exons ATGGCAAAGTTGATCAACATCCACACTGGCCTTCCGTTACCAGAAGATGGAGAGGGTcaggttgccatggtaacaggaGAATATCAGTATTATCACTACGGTTGTGATGGAGTTGATGACAGG GGCTGGGGTTGTGGTTATCGTACTTTGCAGACCCTCTCCTCCTGGGTTCGATCCCAAAAGTCTTCCCACGGCCAAGCAACAAGAGAGACAGATCCAACTCTCAAAGAAATACAAGAAGCCTTGGTTGCCATGGGCGACAAGGCTCCGTCTCTGATTGGTTCAAAGGAATGGATAGGTTCCTTTGAAGTCTGTATTTGCCTGGATCATTTCTATAAT GTTCAGTGCAAAATTCTCCATGTAAATAGCGGCACAGCATTACTACAGAAGATTCCAGAATTACTTCAGCATTTTCAGGCTTTTGGTTCCCCAATCATGATGG GTGGTGACAGTGATGCTTCATCCAAAGGGATAGTAGGCGTCTACGTTGGCAAGAAGAACAGCTATTTATTAGTCTTG GATCCACATTTCTATGGGATACCTACATTTGAAATTCTCCAAAGCTCTTCTTATCTGTTGTGGAAACCTCTAGACTCATTCCTGGAAAACTCCTTCTACAATATGTGTCTGCCAATATTCAGAAAGACTAGGTGA